GCTCATGGTCAACGTCGAGCACCACATCGACCTCGTGCGCCGTGAGCGCGCCTGGCTCGAGGACCGGTTCGTGGTGCCCACGCCGCCGGACGCCGTCATCGAGCGGGTGGGGGACAAGGGCGTGCTCGACCGCGTGCTGCGCGCCGAGGGGGTGGCGAGTCCCGGGCACGTGGCCGTGGACGTCCCCGGCACCGATCGCGACGCCTGGCCGGCCCTGCTGGCCGAGCTCACCTTCCCCGTGGTCGTCAAGCCCGCCACCTCGGGGGAGTACGAGGTGCTGCGGTTCCCCGGCCGGAAGAAGGTGTACGACGCGGACACCCTCCCGGAGGTGCTCGACATCCTCTCCGCGGTCAAGCAGGCCGGGTTCTCTGGCGAGATGCTCGTCCAGGAGCTCGTGCCCGGGGACGACACCTACAACCGGGTGGTCAACGCCTACGTGGACAGCCGCGGCGAGATGACGATGGCCGCCTCGGGGCAGGTGCTGCTCGGCCTGCACCAGCCCGCCTTCCTCGGCAACGCGGCGATCACCCTGGTGGAGTACGACGCCGCGCTCGTGGACATGGTGCGCAAGGTGCTCACGGCGGTGGACTACCGGGGTTACGCGAGCATCGACGTCAAGATCGACCCCCGCGACGGCGTCCCCCGCCTGCTCGACATCAACCCGCGCATCGGTCGGTCCAACTACTACATCAACGTGGGCGGGGCCAACCCCGTGCGGGTGATGGTCGAGGACCTCGTGTACGGCCGCGCGCACACCCCCGAGCTGGCCACCACCACGGGCGTGTTCCACTACGTGCCCACCGCGGTGCTGCCGCGCTACCTGACCGACCCGGCGCTGCGGGCGAAGGTCCGCGGCGTGCTGCGCCGTCGCCGCGCGGTGCACCCCCTGGACTACCCCGCGGACCGCAACGTGCGACGCACCGCCTACCGGCTGCTGGCGGGCGTGAACCAGGTCCGCGGGCTGCGCACCCACTACCCACGCCCGACGGACACCGGCTTCTAGCCGGCACCCATCCCGACCGGCAGACGAGGAGCCTCATGACCGTCACGGTCCGCCCCCTGGACGACGCCACCTACCTGCGCCTGGGCGCCGGTGCCACCATCCCGCTCGAGCAGGCGCCCGCGTGGGACGCCTTCGACGACGCCGTCCCCGGCCGCACCCCGTGGCGGCGGCTCGGTGCCTGGGAGGGGGAGGAGCTGGTCGCGCTCGCCTCCTTCACGCACCTGCGCGGGCGCGGCTTCCGCTACCTGTGGGCCAAGCACGGCCCGGTCTGGCTCGCCGAGGCGACGGCGGCACGGGAGCGGGCCCTGCGGGCCGCGCTGGTCGAGCACGTGCGCGCCGCAGACCGTGGCCTGGTGTTCGTGCGACTGCACGCCCGGCACCCGGCGCCGGACCTGCGTGAGCTGCTCCAGACCGTCACCTACGACCGCACGGTCGTGCTCGACCTGACGCCCGAGGAGGAGCAGATCCTCGCCTGGATGAAGAAGCGGGGACGGCGGGACGTGCGCAAGGCCCTGCGCGACGAGTCCATGCTCCCCACCGAGGAGACGGGCCTGACCCGTGAGGCCTTCCGCGAGCTGTACCAGGTGCTCGTGGAGACCGGCGGGCGCGACGGGTTCGGCATCTCCGACGAACGCGTGTACTGGACCATGCTGGACTCGCTCGGGCCCGAGCACGCCCGCATCTTCGTCACCCGAAGGGAGGGCCGGGTGCTCGCGTGGGGCCTCGTCACGGTCAACGGTGACTACGCCACCTACTACTACGCCGCCTCCAGCGCCGAGGGCCGCAAGTCCGGCGCCGCCGACCTGCTGGTCTGGCACATGGCGACGGCGCTGCGCGCCTCCGGCGTGCGCACGTTCGACCTCATGGGCATCGACTCCCCGCGCGCCCCGCAGCTGACCGGGGTGCGCGACTTCAAGACCAAGTTCAGCGAGGAGATCGCGGAGGTCGACGGCGCGTGGGACGTGCCCGTGCACCCCGCCCGGTACGCGGCCCTCGTCGCGGCGCTGGGCGCCAAGCGGCGCCTGGTGGCCGGGGTGCGCGCGGTGCGCGGGCGCCTGGGGCGCTGACAGCCCCGAGGCGCCAGCAGGACCTTGGTCCCGTGCGCGGGCCGACGGCGCGGCCGTGCGCGCTGTGACATGCGCCGCATTCGGACGATCGTTATTTTCGGCACGTGACCTTTGCGAAAAGGTCGGTTAGGTTCGCCTTTGTTAGGTCAACCTTCCTTGCTCACACCTGGAGTCCATGTGCGTCTGACCACGCGCCGCGGTGCTGTTGCCGCCCTCACCGCCTCGCTCCTGCTCACGCTGACCGCCTGCGGGGCGCAGGACGCGGCCGAGGCCGTGCCGGCGGCCACCGCCGTCGAGGAGCCGACCACTGTCGAGGTCGAGGACAACAACGGCACGCATACGATTCCCACGCCGCCGCAGTCGGTCGTCGCCACCGACAACCGCACCTTCGAGACCCTCTCCGACTGGGGCGTCGAGCTCAGCGCCGCCGCGGTGGCACTGATGCCCGACACCATCGCGTACACGAAGGACGACTCGATCGTCGACCTCGGCAACCACCGCGAGCCCAACCTCGAGGCCGTCGTCGCCGTCGAGCCGGACCTCATCATCAACGGCCAGCGGTTCGCGGACTACCACGAGGACTTCGCCAAGCTGGCGCCAGACGCCACGATCCTCGAGCTGGACCCGCGCGAGGGTGAGCCCTTCGACTCCGAGCTCAAGCGCCAGACCACCGTGCTGGGAGAGGTCTTCGGCAAGCAGGACGAGGCGGCGCAGCTCAACGCCGCACTGGACGAGGCGATCGAGCGCGTCAAGGCCGCCTACGACCCGGCGAGCTCCGTGATGGCCGTGAACACCTCCGGCGGCGAGATCGGCTACATCGCACCCGGCGTCGGCCGCACGCTCGGCCCGCTGTTCGACATCCTGGGTCTGACCCCGGCGCTGGAGATCGCCGAGGGCAGCGACGACCACCAGGGCGACGACATCTCGGTCGAGGCGATCGCCGACTCCAACCCCGACTGGATCCTCGTCCTGGACCGCGACGCCGCCGTCGCCGCCGACGACCCCGCGTACAAGCCGGGCAACGAGATCCTCGAGGCCTCCGAGGCCCTCGCGAACGTCACCGCGGTCAAGGACGCCAACATCGTCTACATGCCGGCCGACACCTACACCAACGAGGGCATCCAGACCTACACCGAGTTCCTCAACACCCTGGCGGACGCCCTCGAGGGCAACAGCTGACCCACATGTCGTCGGGCGGTGGTGGGACGGGCCCTCGGGCCGGTTCCACCACTGCGGCACATGACCGATCGATGAGAAGCGGCTGCTGCGCATGACCACCACAACGACGATCCCGCGGACAAGCTCCAAGGGGGCGCTCCTCGACTGGAGGCTCCTCCTTGGGGTCCTGGGCGTCGGCGTGCTCCTCGTCCTGTCCCTGTTCACGGGTGTCTACGACATCGGCGGGCGCGACGGCGGGGAGATGTTCGCCATCACGCGGATCCCGCGCACCATCGCGCTGGTCCTGGCCGGGGCTGCGATGGCGATGTCCGGACTCGTCATGCAGCTGCTCACCCAGAACCGCTTCGTCGAGCCCACCACGACCGGCACGACCGAGTGGGCGGGCCTGGGCCTCCTCGGTGTCATGATCCTCGTGCCCGACGCCAGCATCATGACCCGGATGGCCGGCGCCATCCTGGCGGCCTTCGTCGGCACGATGGTGTTCTTCGCCTTCTTGCGCCGGGTGTCCCTGCGGACCTCGCTCATCGTGCCCATCGTGGGGATCATGCTCGGGGCGGTCGTCAGCTCGATCTCGACGTTCGTCGCGCTCCAGACCGACATGCTCCAGAGCCTCGGCGTCTGGTTCGCGGGCAGCTTCACCTCGGTCCTGCGGGGCCAGTACGAGGTGCTGTGGATCGTCGCGCTGGTCGGGGTCGCCGTGTTCGTGGTCGCCGACCGGCTCACCGTGGCCGGGCTCGGCGAGGAGATCGCGACCAACGTCGGGCTGAACTACAACCGCATCATCCTGCTCGGCACGGCGCTGATCGCCGTCGCCACCGGCGTCGTCACGGTGGTCGTGGGCGCCCTGCCGTTCCTCGGCCTGATCGTCCCCAACATCGTCTCGATGTTCCGGGGCGATGACCTGCGGTCCAACCTGCCGTGGGTCTGCCTCCTCGGCATCGCCATCGTCACCGTGTGCGACCTCGTCGGACGGACCATCATCATGCCGTTCGAGGTGCCGGTGTCCCTGATCCTCGGAGTCGTCGGTGCCGTC
This window of the Georgenia yuyongxinii genome carries:
- a CDS encoding carboxylate--amine ligase, whose product is MTPRPLTPVILGTDIGVYSMARSFHEAYGVRSVVVSEGPRGPIDHSSIIDNVYMGAGADDDRLLASLDAIAARHPGTKPVLMVNVEHHIDLVRRERAWLEDRFVVPTPPDAVIERVGDKGVLDRVLRAEGVASPGHVAVDVPGTDRDAWPALLAELTFPVVVKPATSGEYEVLRFPGRKKVYDADTLPEVLDILSAVKQAGFSGEMLVQELVPGDDTYNRVVNAYVDSRGEMTMAASGQVLLGLHQPAFLGNAAITLVEYDAALVDMVRKVLTAVDYRGYASIDVKIDPRDGVPRLLDINPRIGRSNYYINVGGANPVRVMVEDLVYGRAHTPELATTTGVFHYVPTAVLPRYLTDPALRAKVRGVLRRRRAVHPLDYPADRNVRRTAYRLLAGVNQVRGLRTHYPRPTDTGF
- a CDS encoding siderophore ABC transporter substrate-binding protein, with amino-acid sequence MRLTTRRGAVAALTASLLLTLTACGAQDAAEAVPAATAVEEPTTVEVEDNNGTHTIPTPPQSVVATDNRTFETLSDWGVELSAAAVALMPDTIAYTKDDSIVDLGNHREPNLEAVVAVEPDLIINGQRFADYHEDFAKLAPDATILELDPREGEPFDSELKRQTTVLGEVFGKQDEAAQLNAALDEAIERVKAAYDPASSVMAVNTSGGEIGYIAPGVGRTLGPLFDILGLTPALEIAEGSDDHQGDDISVEAIADSNPDWILVLDRDAAVAADDPAYKPGNEILEASEALANVTAVKDANIVYMPADTYTNEGIQTYTEFLNTLADALEGNS
- a CDS encoding ABC transporter permease, whose translation is MTTTTTIPRTSSKGALLDWRLLLGVLGVGVLLVLSLFTGVYDIGGRDGGEMFAITRIPRTIALVLAGAAMAMSGLVMQLLTQNRFVEPTTTGTTEWAGLGLLGVMILVPDASIMTRMAGAILAAFVGTMVFFAFLRRVSLRTSLIVPIVGIMLGAVVSSISTFVALQTDMLQSLGVWFAGSFTSVLRGQYEVLWIVALVGVAVFVVADRLTVAGLGEEIATNVGLNYNRIILLGTALIAVATGVVTVVVGALPFLGLIVPNIVSMFRGDDLRSNLPWVCLLGIAIVTVCDLVGRTIIMPFEVPVSLILGVVGAVVFIALLLRQRRRG
- a CDS encoding lipid II:glycine glycyltransferase FemX; translation: MTVTVRPLDDATYLRLGAGATIPLEQAPAWDAFDDAVPGRTPWRRLGAWEGEELVALASFTHLRGRGFRYLWAKHGPVWLAEATAARERALRAALVEHVRAADRGLVFVRLHARHPAPDLRELLQTVTYDRTVVLDLTPEEEQILAWMKKRGRRDVRKALRDESMLPTEETGLTREAFRELYQVLVETGGRDGFGISDERVYWTMLDSLGPEHARIFVTRREGRVLAWGLVTVNGDYATYYYAASSAEGRKSGAADLLVWHMATALRASGVRTFDLMGIDSPRAPQLTGVRDFKTKFSEEIAEVDGAWDVPVHPARYAALVAALGAKRRLVAGVRAVRGRLGR